In a single window of the Enoplosus armatus isolate fEnoArm2 chromosome 15, fEnoArm2.hap1, whole genome shotgun sequence genome:
- the runx3 gene encoding runt-related transcription factor 3: protein MHIPVEPPTTRRFTPPSTSFPCSKIGDSNGAMATPGPLRSRPDTRNVVDVLADHAGELVRTDSPNFLCSVLPSHWRCNKTLPVAFKVVALGDVPDGTLVTVMAGNDENYSAELRNASAVMKNQVARFNDLRFVGRSGRGKSFTLTITVFTGPPQVATYHRAIKVTVDGPREPRRHRVKIEDPQKMQFSDRLSEIERYQRSMRIGPVNNNPRPIHQTHLSTTQDSSVHLLFMLCVTPALWQEQMDTPALKTCKVEEDLRPWPGTTDLFQQRTSFPSLSPLTDPRFSDPRMHYPGAFPYSANTSSTGISGLSMSASSRYHTYLPPPYSNNQSQNFQSNSYLYYGTGSGSYQFSMVAPGNTGGERSPTRLLSCSGATGAGGTNSLMNPGLNTQSEGVEADGSHSNSPTAMSSGRLDESVWRPY from the exons ATGCATATTCCCGTAGAGCCGCCCACCACCAGACGGTTCACGCCGCCCTCCACGTCCTTCCCCTGCAGTAAGATTGGAGACAGCAACGGGGCCATGGCCACCCCGGGGCCCCTCAGGTCAAGACCGGACACCAGGAACGTGGTGGACGTCCTGGCGGATCACGCCGGCGAGCTGGTCCGGACCGACAGCCCCAACTTCCTCTGCTCCGTCCTCCCGTCTCACTGGAGGTGCAACAAGACGCTCCCCGTGGCTTTCAAG GTCGTGGCTCTCGGTGACGTCCCCGACGGGACTCTGGTCACCGTGATGGCCGGCAACGACGAGAACTACTCGGCCGAGCTGAGGAACGCCTCCGCCGTGATGAAGAACCAGGTGGCCCGCTTCAACGACCTGCGCTTCGTGGGCAGGAGCGGACGAg GAAAGAgcttcactctgaccatcaCCGTGTTCACCGGACCGCCACAAGTGGCCACCTACCACCGCGCCATCAAAGTCACCGTGGATGGACCCCGGGAACCGCGCA GGCACAGAGTGAAGATAGAAGACCCCCAGAAGATGCAGTTCTCGGACAGGCTGTCAGAGATCGAGCGCTACCAGCGGAGTATGCGAATAGGCCCAGTGAACAATAATCCCCGCCCCATCCACCAAACCCACCTCAGCACCACACAAG ATTCTAGTGTTCACCTAttgttcatgttgtgtgttaCACCAGCCCTGTGGCAGGAGCAAATGGACACCCCCGCTCTGAAGACATGCAAGGTGGAGGAGGACCTGAGACCATGGCCAG GGACTACAGATCTCTTCCAACAGAGGACCAGCTTCCCGTCCCTGTCGCCGCTGACTGACCCTCGCTTCTCAGACCCTCGCATGCACTACCCCGGGGCCTTCCCCTACTCCGCCAACACCTCCAGCACTGGCATCAGCGGCCTCAGCATGTCAGCCTCTTCTAGATACCACACCTACCTGCCGCCTCCCTACTCAAACAACCAATCCCAGAACTTCCAGTCCAACTCCTACCTGTATTACGGCACAGGCTCTGGATCCTACCAGTTCTCCATGGTGGCGCCGGGGAACACCGGGGGCGAGCGCTCCCCCACCCGCCTGCTGTCCTGCTCGGGGGCCACGGGCGCCGGAGGGACCAACAGCCTGATGAACCCGGGCCTGAACACCCAGAGCGAGGGCGTGGAGGCCGACGGCAGCCACAGCAACTCCCCCACTGCCATGAGCTCAGGCCGCTTGGATGAGTCCGTCTGGAGGCCTTACTGA